The following is a genomic window from Onthophagus taurus isolate NC chromosome 1, IU_Otau_3.0, whole genome shotgun sequence.
gctgaaaagaaaaattaattaaacaaaaattcaacaaaataaacaaaaataaacaaaataaatcatcgcGAAATTTATGCAACTCAAAATACtcgataacaaaataaaatatctaacccaaaataaaattaaaacgaagaaTTAGGAAAGTAAAGGTTAAACACTCAAATGAAACATTAAGGAAAAATACAACCGTAACATACGAGATACGAATTTTTCATAGTACCTAATTTATCATACCTGATTATTTTCGGCATTGATTTTTTAGGGGCTCACAAGTTAAgatttcattttgaaaaacggGAATTGTTTCGGTGTCATCACAACCGGCAATTTTTGTATCTCAGAAACAGTTTTTTGTTATGAATTGGTACCTCCGTTGGCATCTACTTTGCGTTTATGTGCAGTAAAGCATCcagttaattattattcttcGGTGTTAAAGGGTGCACCGGTCAGAAGTGATAAATCGGAATTAGTTAACAGTCTCTAGAATGATTTAAtataacttttaatattatttttaatatttaatatctaATATAACGCCTATAGAAAAGTATCTATGAAAAGTACCaaataatacatatttaagttattatagttaggataaaaaaaaaataataaattttacgtATGTTACGTTGAAGCTTTTTGCCGTTATGGGGTGGGGGAGGCCGGCTCGTTTTCTAGCTCAAAGCACGCACTCCAGTAAACATAGTATATCTCGATGGTGTCGGGAGTCCTTTGTCTAGACCAAAAAGATGCGCTGCCCAGATGGCCggagaaagtttttttgaaaggtTTGGAAAGTTCTCTGGCGTCCAGATGTTCGCCACAGAGACACCCCTGCCAGTGTTTGACCGTGGGTGGGAAAGCACGATACTAGAGACCTGCCTGAAAATGGTCAGGGAATCTAACGCGTCTCCCATATCGCGTTCTTAGCGGAGCAGGGTCTGTCTGCTGGGGTCCTGGATCATTCCGCGTAGCCTCTGGTCGTTGTGGATCCTCTCGGCGTTGTTCCTCTCCGGACTGGATGTAGGCTGGTTTCAATCGACCGCTTGAAACGTTAATTTGCTTCCATTTCTTCTCCCGGGTGAACGGCCTGTCGTTCCGGGTGATGACGGGATATGGGCCCTCGTATGGGACTTCCAACGACGAGTGATGTTCTCCACCCAAGCGATTTCAAACATGTGTACAGGTGGCTAGGTCTCTAAAGACGAAGATCTTTTTACTTCCGTGCCTGGTTCCGTGAACCGGTTGAAGTGTTGAAAGTGCCTTTTCAATTCTTGGGTGAAGTTCGTCGCACCATCCCCGTTTCTGCGCAATTCTTTAGGTGCCAAAAATTCGCCCGGGAGTCTGAGAGCTTCGCCGTAAACTAGTTCCGCTGTCGTTGCCGAGAGATCGTCTCGCCAGGCTGACCTGATGCCCAGCAGGACCACGGGTAAGATATCGACCCATTTTTCAGTGGCTTGGCATCGGATAGCGCGATCGAGTTGGCCATAGAATCTTTCCACGAGACCGTTGGCAGCGGGGTGGTAAGCGGTCGTCCGAAACTCCCCGGTCGTCCCTTGGTCCTAGCATGGCGTTGAGCTCCATGAAAAGCTGTGACTGGAATTGCCTGCCTTGATCCGTTGTTCGCAGGGTTTATCAGGATTCCGTATTTCTTTAAGCGTTGGAAAATCTGCTTCAGGTGTTCCAGGTGCTCTTCTTCCGAGGCCGAGGCGATGAGGATATCGTCGATGTACACGTAAGCGAAATCCAGACCCCGTAGAACTTCGTCCACTAGTCTTTGACAGGTTTGTGCCGCGTTGCGAAGACGAAAGGACATGAACGTGAACTCGTACAAGTCGAAGGGTGTGGTATTGccgttttttaattatcttccTGGGCGACCGGAATTTGGTTGTAGGCACACACCAGGTCGATGATGGAGAAGATTTTCTTCCCATGTAGGGATTGCGAGAAGTCCTGCATGTGAGGTATCGGATATTTGTCCGGCACCGTTCTCGCGTTTACGCGCGGTAATCTCCGCAGGGCCTCTAAAGGTCGCCTTTCTTGGGGACCATGTGCAGGGGCGGTGACCAActactttttgaaattttgttttaaaatcattttccacGTGGGCTTTTGTTTGGGACGCTACTTTTGAATGACCTGtatttagtattttaattagaatgaataatttatttttagtttaaatatttgtttaaagtTATGATAGAGTTTTAATATGTATTGTTAATGTAAACTCCTTTGTGTAAGGTTTAGAACtgtctttattttaaatcaacttaaaGATACATATATACAAAATGTACAGTTGGTTGtctatattaaaacaaattgactACAAATATAACAACACCCTTCTTAagctaaattaatattatttatgttttattattataatttttttttaatctttaaacttatttacaattttacagGGTGCGGCTAAACTCCCTCCCtaatggggtcatacacgattttttttttattatattttctgaaagtttatataaaaatatagttaccgttatttttttttttaatattttcgaacaaagtcattgttaaaaaaattattgaaaatttatatacccatttgcgcttttaaaattcccgcGTTGATGACGTACGATTCTCACTTTTGCGTCCCCTGCTCCCCGCTCAAATGCGAGAAAGAGATGAACGTCATTTaggttgtattgaaaagagatagagtgtttgtaggttatgtttattatgttttgttcatggatgtaatagagacactgtattacatccatggttttattttgacactgtcacaccgcaagcgctatctaacggacaatttaacttgttttaggcAGTGCGGTTCCTACGTCACAGAAAAGCcgcgaaattatttcgtttgaatatttattatttttcacttcaaattacgcaaaatataaaattgatcaaaatatttcttttactttgtgttcatgcatatacttgcatatatcgtttgacataaaaattttctctcaatttaataagtgtgtatgaccccatttgaaagttgaataaaaaacagacGGTACAAATTaacgaaactgtattaacaCGTATCAAATTTACAGAATGGGAAGTTACGTTATTATGTTTtacaagtttctttttttgaacaGTATATCGCTCAAGTGTTTTCCTTCGTTATCAATGCATTGCCGAATACGAGTTCTGAGTGTTGGGATCATCGGCCCGtacttttttgaagaaaaaggaGTGACAGTGACCGTTAACTCGGATCGATACATTCAAATGCTTCAAAGTTTTATGGCAGGTGTTTCTCTCAAAATTAATTGGTTCTTCTAATATCATCTGATTATATTGTCCTGCTTCAGCAACATCTCTCCATAATATATCTGCTACATATAAATATTTCCCTGGAACATGTACCATTTTAAATGTGTATGGTTGAAATTTAAGCATCAGTCTTTGCAatcttgaaattaatttatataatggTTTCTCACATATAATGGCTTATGATCCGTTtcgattattatattttgtccataaatatattgtttatatttttcacaACCAAACACTACCgctaataattctttttcaatttgagcATATCTTTGCTGTGCTTCAATCAAAACTTTTGATGCATAAGCAACTGGTTTATTGTTTTGCATAACACATGCGCCTAATCCTTTAGAACTAGCGTCTACTGATAAAGTAACTTTATCTGTCAGACTGAAAAGTTTCAATTGTggagaatttattattttatttttagcatttatcattttatttaaagcatttaaatctttttctaAGTGTTGATTCCAttcaaatattatattatcttttaaaagtgCACGCATATTTGCCGTTTCTGCTGGTGATCTGTTGGTAATTTCAACTCTTTTGCTGCTTTTATTTTGTCATTATCAGGCTTTATTccttctttattaaaaatatgtcccaaataaataatatacatttttctttattaaattttattttttatttatgagaaATTTTTCCTAATTTCTAATTCCTCCCAATTTTTGGCATGTATCAAAATATCATCTTGAAATACTATAACACCTTCTATTCTTTCAAACATTTGCGAAATGATACGATGAAATATTTCACTAGCACAATTAAGACCAACAGgcattcttaaaaatttatatcgcCCAAAAGGTGTTTGAAAAGTACAAATGTTAGTACTTTCCTCATCTAAAGGTAACATCCAATAACCACAATTTGCATTACATTATTGTAGGAAAAGGAAATGGGATCTTTTAAGAGCTTTGTATAATTGCTGTGGATCCAAACAAATTCTTATTTTACCACTCGGTTTTTTTACAATTACGATATTATGTACCCACTCGGTCGGTATATCTACCGgactaattatttttaatttaacaaggTTATTTAATTCATCTTTTAATTGATTGTGTAGTAAAAACGGTATTCTTCTAAAAGGAGCAACTTTAGGTTTTACCAATTTATCTAATGATAAATgaataatttcttttgtatAGGTTGTAATGCAGTCGCgcgttttatttatagtttgattttccaaatttaaattattataattagaaATTGTAAGTAATTTACAATCAGCTGAAGTATCAAGTTTTaaactaatatttatattatttatttttaaagtgacataTCAATGCTTTTTTCTCTCGCCTACGTTGACGTTATTTATTGATTCTATTACGTGATCGCTTTCGTTACTTTCGTCTTCCCAGGAGTCGACttcgtttatttttctgtAGTTTTTAAACCCTCTTTCTTCTCTGTCTCTACTGAATGGTTTGTTATCGCACTAGGTCCGTACAGCTACACCCCCCTTTCAAGATATCAGCATTTTGATACTACTATAATTATCTACTATTTACTAGTTTTGtactacattaaaaaaatttatactaatcatttagtatttttttatacagggtgtcacacaaaaaacgccccaagctgtaactctgtcattttcCTTCtgattttcatgagcgaggtgtcaaatgaaatggtttgatgaatactataattcatgctacaaataaactttttccaacgccatcttcaatttcaagcgattatcaacttttgattttcataGTGCCCGGTATGTACAATACACTGATGTACAATACTGTTAGCTTCCTGGGACCCGATGACGTCGATGGGGAGCGTCGATGACGAACTCCAagaagagagagagagagagacgTTAGTTAGTCAGTTAAGAATCGGCCGCAGAACGGAATAGATTTTGGGTGTGGTTCGAGACAATTATTGAAAtagttattattgttttttggttaaaaaagTCGTTTATTGTGAACAAAGTTGTGTTTGACTGATTACTGAACGCTCGGCCTTAAGCCTACAGTTATCAGAAGTGGGATTTTACCGAAATAAACACAAAGAAATAGATTGGAAGTAGTATAAAAACGAGAGTTCCCGACCGGAAGTTAATCCCCCCAATCCCCCTGTGACGTCTGCGCATGCGCGCGCAGGAAGTGACGTCACCGCGCGCGGGAAATTTGAAATGCATGTGGCGCCATCTGGTGGTGTGTAGTGAAACTAAAGCATGTCATGTTGGTTGCCTGGCTCGTGGGGCGCCACCTAGCGGCGGATAGCGGAACTAACCTACCGGTGGTTGGTGGAACTAACGCTatgttggttgcctacttcatgggacgccacctagcggtggatGGTGGAAGTAGCGTCATGGGGCTCCACCTAGCGGTGGAACTCGCTTGGTGGATAGACGACGCGCGCCCACTTAGCGGTGGCCTGATGGGCGATAGGTGGCGcgcgtaaatttttaaaaattcatgagACGTTTTAGAATTAAGAGCGGTGCATGGTGGAACTAGCATCACGGgacgccacctagcggtggatGGTGGAAGTAACGCCAAACGGCGGTGGACAGTTAAGCGGGGGGGTCTGATGGGCGATAGATGGCGcgcgtaaatttttaaaaattcatgtgACGTTATAGAATTTAGatacaattaatataaaaaaggtttcGGTGGTGTAACTTAACGGAATATACATAATACTTACTTATTATAGGAATTGAACTGATAGCTGCAAGGAGAAAtctagaaactttaaagtcAATAAACCACCGAACCACCGAAACCTTTCCAGTTTAATGCAGTTGaacagaacaaaaaataaaaaaacaaaaataaatattaatttattaattaaaacataaatttaataatacaataagaTTAATACTTTAAAGTCAATAAACCACCGAAACCTTTCCAGTTTAATGCAGTTGaacagaacaaaaaataaaaaaacaaaaataaatattaatttattaattaaaacataaatttaataatacaattaGATTAATAAACCTCCGCTATACGTTTTggtaaaaatacaaataaactaTCCTACAAATCAACAACTGATGGCCATGTAGACGATGCTGACGATGTAATCCGCTTCACAGATGTAAATCACATATAATTTATTCACTTCTAATTCAGATATGTTCTTCTTCGGGGCAAATTGATACTGCTCTGAAACTGATTTAAACGTGACATACTAGCTTGAGTTGCTTTATAACGTGAGCGAGCGGTGTGAGCAGTAGTAGGAGGTAACAACTGACTtctatatgaaaattttaaccgtttATACCATCGGGAACAACcttgaaaaatgttagaatGTGTGTTGCACAACAACAATAACTTAAACGTTTATACGTAATTAGACGAATATAAAGTTGTTATACAAtgcaaataatatattatgcattttattttctcgaatcttcgCCGCACCTTGATTTATTGACAGTGTATGCAAATAGAAATGCaaatgaaaatagaaatttaaaatgcaataaaataaagttgactATAATACAATGTATGACGTGTTTTAACTggaataaatatgaaatcggtatgaataaattatgaagtagagtgtgatgatgtatatAAAAGAGCAAGAAGTGGACGGGAATGGTTAGAGGCGGTAATTGATAGACAACGATTTCAAAGacgtattaaagaaattgaacgaattgttgataaaatattgcgtgaaaaattgttaaaaatgaatgaataaataaaacataataaaatatattgttttaattactttagttTTAGTATACAGTTGTATAAAACCTATTGATGCACAAAAGAAACGTTTAAACAAAACATATAATTTGAAGGCGGAGGAGATAAGTATACTACTAAAATAAGGGCcagataacatattaaaaaagttgttttatttaaaaaaatctaattactACTACACAATATCTGATTTCTTAATCCAACTTCTTTCATCTATTCCAAACCACTTGACGTACATTCTGTTTCCTTTCCGTTTTAGAATCTTTTCAATCAACTGTATGTCAGGATAATGAGTCCGTTGTAATTCTTCAGTATAGAAAGCTCCTTTAATGTCATCACCTTTCAAATCTTGTAATAAATACGTCACTGGATTACTATATTGaatcttaacaattttaaaagctTCATTGCTCCAGTTAGGAGTATACCCTTTGGTGAACACACCACGATGTTTAGATATTCTTACAAAGTcattcaaatgaaattttgtatgtaatGTTTGACTTTGATAATGtgtttttctattataaacAGTACGCAATAGCTTTTCCTCATCCGCCTCTATTGGTTTCATACCTGTAGTGGAATGTTgcggtaataaatttaaccatttaaAAGATCCCTGAACAcaattctttccacattaaACCTTTTAAAGTTCTATTTAAACGTTCAACGATAGATGCTTTTAACGAGCTAAACGTAgagtaatgattaatttttaatttactcatAAGTgacataaaatctttattataaaactctTTTCCTTGATCGGTTTGAAGGTTTTTTGGTACGTTTGCatcctttaaaatacttttcattGCTTTAGTAACATCTTTACCTGATTTAGTTTTTACCGGAACAGCCCATGCATATTTGCTAAAGACATCAATTACAACGAGTATATAACGATAACCACTATTTTGTCGTGCATAAGGTATCATCTCTACTAAATCAGCCTGGTATAAATCATTTATCCCTTTAGTAAGTACATgtcttcttttaaaatgtattccAGCAGGTTTATGAAGTTCTTCagctaattttcttttaatatcagAGGACATGTTAGTACGATTTCTACAAACAGTGTATTAATCGTCGCAGTAGGAGatggaatgaattttaatctGTCACCtttcttcaatttgataccCTTCCCATTTGAGCTATCATAAATCCTATTGTTTACTATAAGAGTGGTGTCCGACGGCACAATAGTGATAGAGTAAATTTCTCCTGATTCAataggaaaaatataatatctgTTGAAATTACTCAGCGCATAACTATGTCCAGCTTTCGCACCAGTCAAAGTAATATTCaaataagaataatatttatgttctATTGAGgaggaggaagaagaagaagaaatatgaTGTCCGAACTTGTGGATAGTCATAACTAAAATGATATAATGTATTGTAGGTTTATACAATTATATGAGCTTCTCGTAACTCTTCTATAAtactattaatttcattaccaTGTGACGTATTACCGGCAAGCTGAGAggctattaaaagttttaatctaTCTACTAATTCATTAGGATCAtcccaataaataaaatttgaccgTTGATTATTGTACTGCTGCTGCATGAGACCTTCAACAGTTCCCATACGAACAGGAACGCTTTTTACTCTAGTCCGTCGTACAACTCCTTCCGTTGTATTTAAAACAGGTGCAATTATTTGACGATACTTGTCCGACTTGTCACCCATAATTTATTTGCTTTTATcttgatttttgtttaatgctGCTGTTGTTTTAAGTATTTCAACGTAATTCTTTTGATCATCA
Proteins encoded in this region:
- the LOC139428879 gene encoding uncharacterized protein, with product MSSDIKRKLAEELHKPAGIHFKRRHVLTKGINDLYQADLVEMIPYARQNSGYRYILVVIDVFSKYAWAVPVKTKSGKDVTKAMKSILKDANVPKNLQTDQGKEFYNKDFMSLMSKLKINHYSTFSSLKASIVERLNRTLKGMKPIEADEEKLLRTVYNRKTHYQSQTLHTKFHLNDFVRISKHRGVFTKGYTPNWSNEAFKIVKIQYSNPVTYLLQDLKGDDIKGAFYTEELQRTHYPDIQLIEKILKRKGNRILTDKVTLSVDASSKGLGACVMQNNKPVAYASKVLIEAQQRYAQIEKELLAVVFGCEKYKQYIYGQNIIIETDHKPLYRQFSEDLLS